GTCCCCGCCGACGGCGTCGTCGCAGAGGGCGATTCGGACGTGAACGAGTCGATGATCACCGGCGAGTCGATGCCGGTTTCGAAGGAGCCGGACGACGAGGTGATCGGCGGAACCATCAACGGCGACGGGAGCCTCCGCGTCCGCATCGAAGCGACGGGCGAGGAGACGACGCTCGCGGGGATCATGCGTCTCGTCGAAGAAGCCCAAGGGAGCAAGTCGCAGACGCAGGTGCTCGCCGATCGAGCCGCCGGCTGGCTGTTCTACGTCGCCGTGGGTGCGGCGGCCGTGACCGCCGTCGCGTGGACGATCGCCGTGTCGTTCAATGCAACGGTCATCGAGCGCGTCGTCACCGTCCTCGTCATCGCCTGTCCGCACGCGCTCGGCCTCGCCATCCCGCTCGTGGTCGCGATCAACACCTCGCTGGCCGCTCGAAACGGGATGCTGGTACGGGATCGGATCGCCATGGAAGACGCGCGAAACCTGGATACGATCATCTTCGACAAAACGGGAACGCTCACCGAGGGCGAACACGGCGTCGTCGACGTCGCGACCGTTGCCGGTACCGACGAGGAGGACGCGCTGGCCCTCGCGGCTGCGGTCGAGGGGGACTCGGAGCACATGATCGCCCGCGCCGTCCGCGAGGCGGCCGCTGAACGTCGCATTACCGTCCCGGACGCGACGGGGTTCGAAGCGATGAAAGGGCGAGGCGTTCGCGCGCAGGTTGCGGGCGAGGACGTCCACGTCGGCGGACCGAACCTGCTGTCCCATCTCGAGGCCGACGTCCCGTCTCCCCTGCGCCGGTTTGCCGACACGGCAGGCGAACACGGACGGACCGTCGTGTACGTCGTTCGGGAGGGCGAGCCGATCGCCGCCGTCGCCATGGCGGACGTGATACGTGAAGAGAGCTACCGCGTCGTCGAGACGCTCCACGCACTCGATATCGAGGTGGCGATGCTGACCGGCGACTCGCGGGACGTGGCCAGTGCGGTGGCCGACGAACTGGGGATCGACACCGTGTTCGCAGAGGTGTTGCCCGAAGACAAAGACGAGACGGTACAGGAGGTACAGAATCAGGGAAAGCTCGTCGCGATGGTCGGCGACGGGGTCAACGACGCCCCCGCGCTGACTCGAGCGGACGTCGGCATCGCGATCGGCAGCGGGACTGATGTCGCCGTGCAGTCGGCAGACGTCATCCTCGTGCAGAACAACCCGATGGATGTCGGTCGTCTCGTGAAACTAAGCGAGGCGAGTTACCGGAAGATGCAGGAGAACATCGTCTGGGCCGCCGGGTACAACGTCTTCGCCATCCCGCTCGCAGCGGGCGTCCTCGCACCGATCGGCGTCTTACTCTCGCCGGCGGTAGGGGCGCTCCTCATGTCTCTCAGTACGGTTATCGTCGCGATCAACGCACAGCTACTCCGTCGCGTCGATCTGTCCCTCTCGAGTCTGCCGGACCTGTCATCACAGGGGGGCGCACAATCGGCCGATTAGAACGGAGGTACTCACAGGGCCAATGACGCTCGGCTATCTCGCTCTCGGCGTGATCGTGCTCGTCGGGACCGTCGTGGACGTGCTC
This genomic stretch from Natrinema salaciae harbors:
- a CDS encoding copper-translocating P-type ATPase — translated: MDDHDHTRSTDAGHPSGDRSDQDHDHRHRPAAGDETDDPDGESEPQVEQSMLEGEATDADEAERTIEKKHGHETDHEGGGHDHGDHGGMHEGHEAMFRRRFFVSTLLSIPVLLYSEMLQEWLGFSVPVFPGSEWINPVFAVIVFGYGGVPFLRMAAPELRDRSPGMMTLISMAISVAFVYSLASVVLPTESAFFWELVTLIDIMLLGHWIEMRSVRRAQSALDELAQLMPDTAERITDSGETEEIPVSELSKGDLVLVRPGASVPADGVVAEGDSDVNESMITGESMPVSKEPDDEVIGGTINGDGSLRVRIEATGEETTLAGIMRLVEEAQGSKSQTQVLADRAAGWLFYVAVGAAAVTAVAWTIAVSFNATVIERVVTVLVIACPHALGLAIPLVVAINTSLAARNGMLVRDRIAMEDARNLDTIIFDKTGTLTEGEHGVVDVATVAGTDEEDALALAAAVEGDSEHMIARAVREAAAERRITVPDATGFEAMKGRGVRAQVAGEDVHVGGPNLLSHLEADVPSPLRRFADTAGEHGRTVVYVVREGEPIAAVAMADVIREESYRVVETLHALDIEVAMLTGDSRDVASAVADELGIDTVFAEVLPEDKDETVQEVQNQGKLVAMVGDGVNDAPALTRADVGIAIGSGTDVAVQSADVILVQNNPMDVGRLVKLSEASYRKMQENIVWAAGYNVFAIPLAAGVLAPIGVLLSPAVGALLMSLSTVIVAINAQLLRRVDLSLSSLPDLSSQGGAQSAD